In Corynebacterium endometrii, one DNA window encodes the following:
- a CDS encoding DUF4192 domain-containing protein, with product MTAHHILTPGQLLANVPGSLGFYPTESLILMGFNATAEEGENQTQTDNRATGNPVNVTLGPTLRIDIDDFEKLQNDIVRALAPLEPTVVFAFIISQRPERLLDGVTHKLFNSGTSHGMTIDACWYTPEIKTGEPYELWFGRDLTSGATSGNTWQYGTIPSITATPSMEEFVDRGELPELNRKEAVRPYITRNNAFSSQEAARLAATARTLSTALADGERFGSAANPYGIEDIAQDARLLLEEYSAYEAWDSNDHLLLTVATWLATTATRDLVLAEFLAQPAAGATVLLEVAQTFSGEIRANALSIYAAAQVVLRQSHRAGLALTCVLQEYPEHRLSSLFYKLYSAGQLHNIVDCATEGSHAAQEMILGDIERKRSMLGSVAVKEGETGSPRAGESRDGRSGANAA from the coding sequence ATGACAGCACATCACATCTTAACTCCAGGCCAATTGCTTGCTAACGTCCCGGGTTCCTTGGGATTTTATCCCACGGAATCGCTCATCCTCATGGGCTTTAACGCCACCGCCGAGGAAGGGGAGAACCAGACTCAGACAGATAACCGTGCCACGGGGAACCCCGTAAACGTGACCCTGGGGCCTACCCTGCGCATCGACATCGACGACTTTGAAAAGCTACAGAATGATATAGTGCGTGCTCTCGCGCCACTCGAACCCACGGTGGTCTTTGCCTTTATCATCTCCCAACGCCCGGAACGCCTCCTTGATGGGGTTACCCACAAGCTGTTTAACAGTGGAACCTCGCACGGCATGACGATTGATGCGTGCTGGTATACGCCCGAGATCAAGACGGGGGAGCCCTATGAGTTATGGTTCGGCAGGGATTTAACCTCTGGCGCCACCTCCGGTAATACCTGGCAGTACGGAACAATCCCTTCCATCACCGCCACGCCGTCCATGGAGGAATTTGTGGATCGCGGCGAACTGCCAGAGCTAAACCGCAAAGAAGCCGTGCGCCCGTACATCACTCGCAATAATGCGTTTAGCAGCCAAGAGGCCGCGCGCCTAGCCGCTACTGCTCGCACACTATCCACCGCCCTTGCCGATGGTGAGCGGTTCGGTTCAGCTGCCAATCCGTACGGGATCGAAGACATTGCCCAGGACGCCCGCCTCCTCCTAGAAGAGTATTCCGCCTATGAGGCCTGGGACAGTAATGACCACCTCTTATTGACTGTGGCTACATGGCTGGCTACAACGGCAACGCGGGACTTGGTCCTGGCGGAGTTTCTAGCACAGCCCGCGGCCGGCGCAACGGTGCTGCTAGAGGTGGCGCAAACCTTTAGCGGAGAAATCAGGGCTAACGCCCTATCCATTTACGCGGCTGCCCAAGTGGTCCTGCGGCAATCACACCGCGCCGGGCTGGCCCTGACCTGCGTCCTGCAGGAGTATCCTGAACACCGCCTTAGCTCCTTGTTCTACAAGCTCTACAGCGCCGGCCAATTGCACAACATCGTAGATTGCGCGACGGAGGGCTCCCACGCGGCGCAGGAAATGATTCTCGGCGATATAGAGCGGAAAAGGTCGATGCTAGGAAGCGTCGCCGTGAAAGAGGGGGAGACAGGCTCGCCAAGGGCCGGTGAAAGCCGGGACGGCCGCTCTGGCGCAAACGCTGCTTAA
- a CDS encoding PAC2 family protein has translation MQDSNRRMYELEYPAPIASSANANEPGPTMIVALHGYADAGNAVEASSDHLKAALENTPVASFNNDELIDYRARRPAVTIEHNAGVDIEPIELGIRALRDTSGKSFLLLSGPEPDMRWEAFTGAVADIAEKFNVKDTICLYAAPMPVPHTRPMVVTAHGTSKALTERMVRMDSTMLVPGSASLFLERELAKRGRNVAGYTAHVPHYLAASSYPLATFQLLESVSTTAELQLPLGSLRHDIERIKEQLNEQVNESGEIMQVVTALEEQYDAFLERYRSEHPQAIMPGEENSPTGEELGEEFQKFLQELSEPGLGAEEFLSMDIDDREDNFGENNSGPAGSAESSAPGKSANGPTNGGSEPFNGKKDLEGKENAEDRDSKENPRGPGDSTGHDEPGEDL, from the coding sequence ATGCAGGACAGCAACCGCCGCATGTATGAATTGGAGTACCCAGCTCCCATCGCCAGCTCGGCTAACGCCAACGAGCCTGGCCCTACCATGATTGTAGCCCTGCACGGATACGCCGACGCGGGAAATGCCGTTGAGGCCAGCTCCGATCATCTTAAAGCGGCGCTGGAAAACACGCCGGTTGCGAGTTTCAACAACGATGAACTCATCGACTACCGCGCCCGCCGCCCTGCCGTGACCATTGAGCACAATGCTGGCGTAGACATCGAGCCAATTGAATTAGGCATCCGCGCGTTACGCGATACGTCCGGAAAGTCCTTCCTCCTCCTGTCTGGTCCCGAACCGGACATGCGTTGGGAAGCTTTTACCGGGGCGGTCGCGGATATCGCGGAAAAGTTCAACGTAAAGGACACCATCTGCCTGTACGCCGCACCGATGCCGGTGCCGCACACTCGCCCGATGGTGGTCACCGCGCACGGTACCTCAAAGGCCCTCACCGAGCGCATGGTGCGCATGGATTCAACGATGCTGGTACCGGGTTCCGCATCGCTGTTTTTGGAACGTGAGTTGGCCAAGCGCGGGCGCAACGTGGCTGGATATACCGCGCATGTTCCCCACTACCTAGCCGCGTCTTCCTACCCGCTGGCCACCTTCCAGCTGCTCGAGTCCGTTTCCACAACCGCTGAGCTACAACTGCCGCTCGGCAGCCTGCGCCACGATATCGAACGTATCAAGGAGCAACTCAACGAACAGGTCAATGAATCCGGGGAAATCATGCAGGTGGTTACCGCCTTGGAAGAACAGTATGACGCATTCCTAGAGCGCTACCGCTCGGAGCATCCACAGGCCATCATGCCGGGCGAGGAAAATAGCCCGACCGGCGAAGAACTTGGTGAGGAATTCCAAAAATTCCTCCAGGAACTGAGCGAGCCCGGTCTTGGGGCTGAGGAGTTCCTATCCATGGATATTGATGACCGCGAAGATAATTTTGGCGAGAATAACTCAGGCCCCGCTGGCTCCGCAGAGTCTTCCGCGCCGGGTAAGTCCGCTAATGGTCCAACCAACGGTGGCTCGGAACCGTTCAATGGGAAGAAGGACCTAGAGGGCAAAGAAAACGCAGAGGACCGTGACTCCAAGGAAAACCCCCGTGGCCCCGGTGATTCCACGGGCCACGATGAACCAGGGGAAGACCTCTAG